In Arthrobacter sp. B3I9, the following are encoded in one genomic region:
- a CDS encoding phosphoribosyltransferase, protein MGMRFSDREQAGRLLADALRQFRGRPDTVLVALARGGVPVAAAAAQTLGLRFAVLPVRKLGIPGHEETAFGALAWTGGQVVRVLNRPFVDQLRQLGIQTAALDGVEHRERAELEREAAAYPDTGPDFPGATVILADDGMATGATMRAAVEAVRGAGAAGVVVAVPVASLYAQNSLQDAADGILSLHIPGEFRAVGSYYERFPQVTDDDVVRHLRKQQP, encoded by the coding sequence ATGGGCATGCGCTTCAGCGACCGTGAACAGGCCGGCCGGCTGCTCGCGGACGCGCTCCGGCAGTTCCGCGGCCGGCCCGACACCGTGCTGGTGGCCCTGGCGCGGGGAGGTGTGCCGGTGGCGGCGGCGGCAGCGCAGACGCTCGGGCTCCGGTTTGCCGTCCTCCCGGTGCGCAAGCTGGGGATCCCCGGACACGAGGAAACGGCCTTCGGCGCGTTGGCTTGGACCGGCGGCCAGGTGGTCCGCGTGCTGAACCGCCCCTTCGTGGACCAGCTCCGGCAGCTCGGCATCCAGACCGCGGCCCTGGACGGGGTGGAGCACCGGGAACGCGCCGAGCTGGAACGCGAGGCCGCGGCCTACCCGGACACCGGGCCGGACTTCCCTGGCGCCACAGTGATCCTGGCCGACGACGGCATGGCCACCGGCGCGACCATGCGGGCCGCCGTCGAGGCCGTCCGCGGGGCAGGCGCCGCCGGAGTCGTCGTCGCGGTTCCCGTCGCCTCGCTGTATGCGCAGAACTCGCTCCAGGACGCCGCGGACGGAATCCTGAGCCTTCATATCCCGGGCGAGTTCCGCGCCGTCGGCAGCTACTACGAAAGGTTTCCGCAGGTGACGGACGACGACGTCGTCCGTCACCTGCGGAAGCAGCAGCCCTAG
- a CDS encoding MFS transporter produces MNPTRSSSAAASTPPASTPAAEQHPASTPAASTPAAEQHRAGNTSPGRGSAAPRRAGRYSRLVLLAGRSFIPLGLFARLPLAMLTVGALTLVTAVTGSYAVGGVSAGAVGVGSALGAPVLGVLADRLGQRPVLVFAAAFNTVAVIALILAAELMAGGQDLDRSVPVLVAAFLAGATSPQVGPLARVRWMALTSRGGRAPDTADLDTALSYEGTADELTFVLGPALVGILASLFVPWLPLALAAALTITLVPAFAGHPTVRAVIRTPSLNAAARAQEKERRSSLPVRQRVRASAAVALPVLAMVCMGTFFGSTQASLSSFSASFATSELAGLLYAVMGLSSAAAALSVAYWPRRLTTIIRWLGSAALMAVLSLLLLLPSTALPMVLVLLLLGLPVGPLMVTIFSIGGVVAPAGKLGTVMTALASGIVAGTAVGSSIAGQLAQNHGYAAAFLVPVCAASALFLLGAAAAVVLQRKTSTAPMPAA; encoded by the coding sequence ATGAACCCCACACGTTCTTCTTCAGCGGCCGCCTCGACGCCGCCCGCCTCGACCCCGGCTGCCGAGCAGCACCCCGCTTCGACTCCGGCTGCTTCGACGCCGGCTGCCGAGCAGCACCGCGCCGGCAACACGTCCCCGGGACGCGGGTCCGCCGCCCCACGCCGGGCCGGCCGTTACTCCCGCCTGGTGCTTCTGGCAGGGCGGAGCTTTATCCCGCTCGGACTCTTTGCGCGGCTTCCCCTTGCCATGCTCACGGTCGGTGCCCTCACCCTGGTCACGGCCGTCACCGGCTCCTATGCCGTCGGAGGGGTCTCGGCGGGAGCGGTCGGCGTCGGCTCGGCGCTGGGCGCGCCCGTTCTCGGCGTACTTGCGGACCGGCTGGGCCAGCGTCCGGTGCTGGTGTTTGCCGCGGCGTTCAACACCGTCGCGGTCATCGCACTGATCCTTGCCGCGGAACTGATGGCCGGGGGACAGGACCTGGACCGTTCCGTTCCCGTGCTGGTTGCCGCGTTTTTGGCCGGTGCGACCAGCCCGCAGGTGGGACCGCTGGCCCGGGTCCGCTGGATGGCCCTGACCTCCCGGGGCGGGCGCGCCCCCGACACGGCGGATCTTGACACGGCACTCTCCTATGAAGGCACGGCCGACGAGCTGACCTTCGTGCTGGGGCCGGCGCTGGTGGGAATCCTCGCGAGCCTCTTCGTTCCCTGGCTGCCGCTGGCGCTGGCCGCCGCGCTGACCATCACGCTGGTGCCGGCCTTTGCCGGGCACCCCACCGTCCGGGCCGTGATCCGGACGCCGTCCCTGAATGCGGCCGCGAGGGCGCAGGAGAAAGAGCGGAGGAGCTCTCTTCCGGTCCGGCAAAGGGTGCGGGCGTCCGCCGCCGTCGCGCTTCCGGTCCTGGCCATGGTCTGCATGGGCACGTTCTTCGGCTCCACGCAGGCTTCGCTCAGCTCCTTTTCCGCAAGCTTTGCCACCTCGGAGCTGGCGGGGCTGCTGTACGCCGTGATGGGACTGAGCTCGGCCGCCGCCGCGCTCTCGGTCGCCTATTGGCCGCGGCGGTTGACGACGATCATCCGCTGGCTCGGTTCTGCGGCGCTGATGGCTGTCCTTTCCCTGCTGTTGCTGCTGCCTTCGACCGCGCTGCCCATGGTCCTGGTGCTGCTGCTGCTGGGCCTGCCCGTCGGCCCGCTCATGGTCACGATCTTCTCCATCGGCGGGGTCGTCGCCCCGGCGGGCAAGCTCGGGACTGTCATGACGGCCCTGGCCAGCGGAATCGTCGCCGGGACCGCCGTCGGATCCTCCATTGCCGGACAGCTCGCGCAAAACCACGGCTACGCGGCGGCCTTCCTCGTACCTGTCTGCGCCGCCTCGGCGCTGTTCCTGCTGGGGGCCGCGGCCGCCGTCGTCCTCCAACGGAAGACGTCAACGGCGCCCATGCCCGCCGCTTAG
- a CDS encoding IclR family transcriptional regulator — translation MTQTAASPPASPSQTLSRGIRALEILAEAQQPLTIAELADAMGVHRSVAYRILRTLEDHSLLVRDAGGRVQPGPGLAVLARGVSRDLQTAALPELTQLANALTMSAFVAVWDHAECVTLVTVEPRHNAATVVQHPGSRHPISAGAPGIAIQSAFSAEQWHAAAPGIPYRAEAAEARSRGYAASHDEVIPGVSSLAVPIRVPGGRPAALAVVYIRDAQDPEEVGAALAASAARIESQLG, via the coding sequence ATGACCCAGACTGCCGCGAGCCCCCCGGCCTCCCCGTCCCAGACGCTGTCCCGCGGCATCCGGGCCCTGGAAATCCTCGCCGAGGCGCAGCAACCCCTCACCATCGCCGAACTTGCCGACGCCATGGGGGTCCACCGGTCCGTGGCCTACCGTATCCTCCGCACGCTGGAGGACCACTCCCTGCTGGTTCGCGACGCGGGCGGCCGGGTGCAGCCCGGTCCCGGCCTCGCCGTGCTGGCGCGGGGCGTTTCGCGCGACCTGCAGACGGCCGCGCTGCCGGAGCTGACCCAACTCGCCAATGCGCTGACGATGAGCGCCTTCGTAGCCGTATGGGACCACGCCGAATGCGTCACGCTGGTCACCGTCGAACCGCGGCACAACGCCGCCACCGTGGTCCAGCATCCCGGCTCCCGGCATCCGATCAGCGCCGGCGCTCCCGGCATCGCCATCCAGTCGGCGTTCTCCGCGGAGCAGTGGCACGCGGCCGCCCCCGGGATCCCTTACCGCGCGGAGGCCGCCGAAGCCCGCAGCCGGGGCTATGCCGCCAGCCACGACGAGGTCATCCCCGGAGTCTCCTCGCTGGCGGTTCCCATCCGGGTTCCCGGCGGACGCCCGGCAGCCCTCGCCGTCGTCTATATCCGCGACGCCCAGGACCCCGAGGAGGTCGGCGCAGCGTTGGCCGCGAGCGCCGCGCGGATTGAGAGCCAGCTGGGCTAA
- a CDS encoding biotin/lipoyl-containing protein: MAEISFPLPDLGEGLIEATVLEWLVSPGDQVERNQPLVEVETTKSAVELPSPQAGKVVRIHGGPGDRINVGEPLIVFEVPDNTAGIVGTVPVEEAPKRRVRLSAVLDED, from the coding sequence GTGGCTGAAATTTCCTTTCCGCTCCCCGACCTGGGCGAGGGCCTGATCGAAGCGACCGTGCTGGAATGGCTGGTTTCACCGGGCGACCAGGTGGAGCGCAACCAGCCCCTCGTGGAGGTCGAAACCACGAAATCGGCGGTTGAATTGCCGAGTCCGCAGGCAGGTAAGGTAGTGCGTATCCACGGCGGGCCCGGTGACAGGATCAATGTCGGCGAGCCCCTGATTGTGTTCGAGGTGCCGGACAACACCGCCGGCATCGTGGGCACCGTCCCGGTGGAAGAGGCACCGAAGCGCCGGGTCCGCCTGAGCGCCGTACTTGATGAGGACTGA
- a CDS encoding alpha-ketoacid dehydrogenase subunit beta yields MSSFTLESGTVDTPAASTVLSMQQALNRALDEVLADNPKAVIFGEDCGRLGGVFRITDGLQAKHGEQRVSDTPLAESGILGLSVGLAMAGFHPIPEVQFDGFAYPAINQIVCQIARMNYRSRGRLPMPITLRVPSFGGIRAPEHHGESLEALFAHVPGLKVVSPSDPHEAYHLLKYAAARPDPVIFLEPKSRYWQKGDVAPEHGGPPTGAKVMRPGRHLTLVAWGAMVARCLQVADLAAEDGIDVEVLDLRWLKPIDAEALAASVRKTRRAVVVHEAPLTSGLGAEVAQLITQGCFDTLKAPVERVTGFDVPYPSGDLEDEYIPNIDRILFGIQRVLEYRRG; encoded by the coding sequence ATGTCTAGCTTCACCCTGGAAAGCGGCACGGTGGATACGCCCGCTGCGAGCACCGTCCTGTCCATGCAGCAGGCGCTGAACCGGGCGCTCGACGAGGTGCTCGCGGACAACCCCAAAGCCGTAATCTTCGGCGAGGACTGCGGCCGGCTCGGCGGGGTCTTCCGCATCACCGACGGGCTGCAGGCCAAACACGGCGAGCAGCGGGTCTCCGACACCCCGCTGGCGGAGTCCGGCATCCTGGGCCTGTCCGTGGGCCTGGCGATGGCGGGCTTCCACCCGATCCCCGAGGTCCAGTTCGACGGCTTCGCCTACCCGGCCATCAACCAGATTGTCTGCCAGATCGCGCGGATGAACTACCGGAGCCGGGGCAGGCTGCCGATGCCGATCACGCTCCGGGTCCCGAGCTTCGGCGGCATCCGCGCGCCCGAACACCATGGCGAGAGCCTCGAAGCGCTCTTCGCGCACGTCCCGGGCCTCAAAGTCGTCTCGCCGTCGGACCCGCACGAGGCCTACCACCTGCTGAAGTACGCCGCCGCCCGCCCGGACCCGGTGATCTTCCTGGAGCCGAAGTCGCGCTACTGGCAGAAGGGCGACGTGGCGCCGGAACACGGCGGCCCGCCCACCGGCGCGAAGGTGATGCGCCCGGGCCGCCACCTCACGCTCGTCGCCTGGGGGGCCATGGTGGCGCGCTGCCTGCAGGTGGCCGACCTCGCGGCCGAGGACGGCATCGACGTCGAGGTCCTGGACCTGCGCTGGCTCAAGCCGATCGACGCCGAAGCGCTGGCCGCCTCCGTCCGCAAGACCCGGCGCGCCGTCGTCGTCCACGAAGCACCGCTCACCTCCGGCCTCGGTGCCGAAGTGGCGCAGCTGATCACGCAGGGCTGCTTTGACACCCTCAAGGCGCCGGTGGAACGCGTCACCGGCTTCGACGTCCCGTACCCCTCGGGCGATCTGGAAGACGAATACATCCCGAACATTGACCGGATCCTCTTCGGGATCCAGCGAGTATTGGAGTACCGGCGTGGCTGA
- a CDS encoding alpha/beta fold hydrolase, whose product MSGRHTSDQHLHTVEGTDPQLYVEVHEPKDDAGLRPVLLLHGFSSSSKLNWQDTGWIGALLDAGRRVITVDLPGHGRSGAPEDMDSYSPSRIRADLLQTAFDAGARPLRDGDPASGLDVIGYSLGSRLAWEFGATQHELVHRLVLGGPNVADPLAEFDLLAAQRYLADGTPIADASTAGLLKMAMLLPSNNIFALLTLVEAIKGEPFDPAEAVPHMPILLVAGENDERAGSLPELAALGSKAGAMVEQLVLPGRNHTNAITSRAFKQGAISFLGV is encoded by the coding sequence ATGAGCGGCAGACACACCAGCGACCAGCACTTGCACACCGTTGAGGGCACGGACCCCCAGCTGTACGTGGAGGTGCACGAGCCCAAGGACGACGCCGGCTTGCGCCCGGTGCTGCTGCTGCATGGTTTCTCCTCGTCCTCCAAGCTCAACTGGCAAGACACCGGCTGGATCGGCGCGCTGCTGGACGCCGGCCGGCGCGTCATCACCGTGGACCTGCCCGGACACGGCCGCAGCGGCGCGCCCGAGGACATGGACTCCTACTCTCCCAGCCGGATCCGCGCGGACCTGCTCCAGACCGCGTTCGACGCCGGCGCCCGGCCCCTGCGCGACGGCGACCCGGCCAGCGGGCTCGACGTGATCGGCTACTCCCTCGGCTCCCGGCTCGCCTGGGAGTTCGGGGCGACCCAGCACGAACTGGTCCACCGGCTGGTCCTCGGCGGACCCAACGTTGCCGACCCCCTCGCCGAATTCGACCTCCTCGCCGCCCAGCGCTACCTCGCCGACGGGACGCCCATTGCCGACGCGTCCACCGCGGGGCTGCTCAAGATGGCCATGCTGCTGCCGAGCAACAACATCTTCGCCCTGCTGACGCTCGTGGAGGCCATCAAGGGCGAGCCCTTCGACCCCGCCGAGGCCGTGCCGCACATGCCGATCCTGCTGGTGGCCGGCGAAAACGACGAGCGCGCCGGTTCCCTGCCCGAGCTCGCCGCGCTCGGCAGCAAGGCCGGGGCGATGGTTGAACAGCTTGTGCTGCCGGGCCGCAACCACACCAACGCCATTACCAGCCGCGCCTTCAAGCAGGGGGCGATCAGCTTCCTGGGCGTCTGA
- a CDS encoding thiamine pyrophosphate-dependent enzyme: MDTLPPGASGDDAAPLSPADLRELYSLMAAVRHLDTSAIAWQRQGIIPGYAPEAGQEAAQVGSGYAVDRTRDFVFPTYREMGVARTLGVDMVAYMSTHKAIWHGGLYDPLESRLAPIQAVVAGSVLHAVGWAHGQTLSRPAGASTEHTTGVALAYFGDGASSQGDVHEAMNFAAVMKAPVVFFVQNNGWAISVPTERQVAGGSVAARAAGYGMPALQIDGDDVVAVVDATRRAFAHARQGNGPVLVEAMTYRRGPHSTSDDPGRYRSLDEEREGAGEDPLERFRQRLLADGIADEEFFAGALAAARAEEEQIRAGLQALTPRPGAEMFDLVFQETTPALQAQAASWRKESEHV; this comes from the coding sequence ATGGACACACTTCCTCCCGGAGCATCCGGCGACGACGCCGCGCCGCTCAGCCCCGCCGACCTCCGCGAGCTCTACTCGCTGATGGCGGCCGTCCGCCACCTCGACACCTCTGCCATCGCCTGGCAACGGCAGGGCATCATCCCCGGCTACGCGCCCGAGGCCGGCCAGGAGGCGGCGCAGGTGGGCAGCGGCTACGCCGTGGACAGGACCCGCGACTTCGTTTTCCCGACCTACCGGGAGATGGGCGTCGCCCGGACCCTCGGCGTGGACATGGTGGCCTACATGTCCACGCACAAAGCCATCTGGCACGGCGGGCTGTACGACCCGCTGGAGTCCCGGCTCGCTCCGATCCAGGCGGTCGTGGCAGGCTCCGTGCTGCACGCCGTCGGCTGGGCGCACGGGCAGACGCTCTCGCGCCCCGCCGGGGCAAGCACCGAACACACGACCGGCGTTGCGCTCGCGTACTTCGGCGACGGTGCCTCCTCACAGGGCGACGTCCACGAGGCCATGAACTTTGCCGCCGTCATGAAGGCACCGGTGGTGTTCTTCGTCCAGAACAACGGCTGGGCCATCTCGGTCCCGACAGAGCGCCAGGTGGCCGGGGGCTCGGTGGCGGCCCGTGCCGCAGGCTACGGCATGCCCGCCCTGCAAATCGACGGCGACGACGTGGTGGCCGTCGTCGACGCGACGCGCCGCGCCTTCGCGCACGCCCGGCAGGGCAACGGCCCGGTACTGGTCGAAGCCATGACGTACCGGCGCGGCCCGCATTCCACCTCCGATGATCCCGGCCGCTACCGTTCACTGGACGAGGAACGTGAGGGCGCGGGTGAGGACCCGCTGGAACGCTTCCGGCAGCGCCTGCTGGCGGACGGGATTGCGGACGAGGAGTTCTTTGCCGGAGCCCTGGCCGCCGCCAGGGCCGAGGAGGAGCAGATCCGTGCAGGCCTCCAGGCGCTCACGCCCCGCCCCGGGGCCGAGATGTTTGACTTGGTGTTCCAGGAAACCACCCCTGCACTGCAGGCCCAGGCGGCCAGCTGGCGGAAGGAGTCGGAACATGTCTAG
- a CDS encoding MFS transporter, with the protein MTATSTVDSEAGPSTKQEERKVLAGTLVGTTIEWYDFFIFAQLTATLLSPLFLAPLNESNPGLAQILSFALIGISFLFRPLGAIIAGHLGDRLGRKAMLVLTLITMGAATALIGVLPTYSQIGVWAPILLITLRIVQGFSAGGEWGGAALMAVEHAPKGKRGFFGAYPQIGVPVGMILATGLLYFLNTGMSKEDFGAWGWRVPFLLSIVLIVVGYVIRRAVGESPVFKEMAARKEESRAPLGELVRKHKKAVLYSTMIFIGNNAAGYLLIAFFISYATKSLKMPTPQILLATTLASFGWLIFTLVGGWLSDKIGRVKTFLIGYGIVFAWMIPMFALIDTKDILLYGVALFVLTIGLGLSYGPMSAMYAEMFPANVRYSGISIGYAFGAILGGAFAATIAEALLQGTKWTGSIGIYIMILCVISAVGVLLAKETRGLPLGVSSHH; encoded by the coding sequence ATGACCGCAACTTCAACCGTCGATTCCGAGGCGGGCCCCAGTACCAAGCAGGAGGAACGCAAGGTTCTCGCGGGGACGCTGGTCGGGACCACCATCGAGTGGTACGACTTCTTCATCTTCGCCCAGCTCACGGCCACGCTGCTGTCGCCGCTCTTCCTGGCGCCCCTGAACGAGTCCAACCCGGGCCTGGCGCAGATCCTGTCCTTCGCCCTCATCGGCATCAGCTTCCTGTTCCGCCCGCTGGGCGCCATCATCGCTGGGCACCTGGGGGACCGCCTCGGGCGCAAGGCCATGCTGGTCCTCACCCTGATCACGATGGGTGCCGCGACGGCCCTGATCGGCGTGCTGCCCACTTACTCCCAGATCGGCGTCTGGGCCCCGATCCTGCTGATCACTCTCCGCATCGTCCAGGGCTTCTCCGCCGGCGGCGAATGGGGCGGCGCGGCACTCATGGCCGTGGAGCACGCCCCGAAGGGCAAGCGCGGCTTCTTCGGCGCCTACCCGCAGATCGGCGTTCCGGTCGGCATGATCCTGGCCACCGGCCTGCTCTACTTCCTCAACACCGGCATGTCCAAGGAGGACTTCGGAGCCTGGGGCTGGCGCGTACCCTTCCTGCTCTCCATCGTGCTGATCGTGGTCGGCTACGTGATCCGCCGCGCTGTCGGTGAGAGCCCGGTCTTCAAGGAGATGGCGGCCCGCAAGGAGGAAAGCAGGGCACCGCTCGGCGAGCTCGTCCGCAAGCACAAGAAGGCCGTCCTCTACTCGACGATGATCTTCATCGGCAACAACGCCGCCGGGTACCTGCTGATCGCCTTCTTCATCTCGTACGCCACCAAGTCCCTGAAGATGCCCACGCCGCAGATTCTGCTGGCCACCACGCTGGCATCCTTCGGCTGGCTGATCTTCACCCTCGTCGGCGGCTGGCTCTCAGACAAGATCGGCCGTGTCAAGACCTTCCTGATCGGCTACGGCATCGTCTTCGCCTGGATGATCCCGATGTTTGCCCTGATCGACACCAAGGACATCCTGCTCTACGGGGTCGCGCTGTTCGTCCTCACCATCGGCCTGGGCCTGTCCTACGGCCCGATGTCCGCCATGTACGCCGAGATGTTCCCGGCCAACGTCCGCTACTCGGGCATCTCCATCGGTTACGCCTTCGGCGCGATCCTGGGCGGCGCCTTCGCGGCCACCATCGCCGAAGCCCTGCTGCAGGGCACCAAGTGGACCGGTTCCATCGGCATCTACATCATGATCCTGTGCGTCATCTCCGCCGTCGGCGTTCTCCTCGCCAAGGAGACCCGGGGCCTACCGCTCGGCGTCAGCAGCCACCACTAG
- a CDS encoding SMC family ATPase, with the protein MRIHRLEISAFGPFAGTEHIDFDRLSAHGLFLLNGPTGAGKTSVLDAICFALYGSVPGARQDGKRLRSDHAPAAAEPRVTCEFSARGRHFEVSRSPAWDKPSARGRNGFTVQQANTVLRERVDGVWVEKSGRNDEAGAEITDVLGMNRDQFTRVVMLPQGDFAAFLRSKASDRLELLQSLFGTQRFEAVELELGRKAKAAAAEVATLNQKLDVLLAQAEAETDALELDTSDAPDRADPEAFLSWLEGTAAAAAEERQTAALEAELLRGERLSARDAATARAAREAKLRAAERRRSAAEAAAAELGAKSRQLALHRKAEVLGGQLQAVDSAAEAEKRAAAAMAAATEELRVAVRTDPELAGPGAAPDGGSTFDGTALIIDGTAPALDGTALRSALGRLRSLGAVLEERLPDEARLVGLRTRAAELRQTVAQLEAGRISGVAALAALRSESEALLAGLRPLEELAAEVQVRAKEAAAAEELVVLVRRHAAAREACGAVERRHVNAREEYQDRRQRWLDLREERLANAAAELALQLLPGAACPVCGSPEHPAPAPAAASALAVAEAEQSAQLECEEAETTLAALERELSEAQQEVAVLAAQGGHIAPDDAGREAILAAERAAEARQGAEELAVNRARHAKLEEEISGVEQAQAAATASIVQTESTITEVEQQADSLEEALEKLRAGHSVLAGRMAALRTTTAVLERADAARSAVEQAEARAADAREQLQRALPKAGFDSAEAARTVLLAAAEAAALDAAVRAGQDEAARIEELFSSEELVLAAAELESEGPLEDAVLDRLRAEAATAERAAREAAVAAGLAEKSRRTLARTATDFGRLMAAGREPRKRAALLNAVAETARGGGENNYRMSLNSYVLAARLEQVAVAASERLIGMSDGRYTLQHTDAKAARGAKSGLGLEVVDEWTGQRRDTATLSGGESFMASLALALGLADVVQQESGGVDIETLFVDEGFGSLDEQALEQVMDALEGLRDGGRVVGLVSHVAEMKQRIGAQLQVAKQRNGSTLHISEDGLL; encoded by the coding sequence GTGAGGATCCACCGCCTCGAAATTTCCGCCTTCGGCCCGTTTGCCGGAACCGAGCACATCGACTTCGACCGCCTGAGCGCGCACGGTTTGTTCCTCCTCAACGGGCCCACTGGTGCCGGTAAGACCAGCGTCCTGGACGCCATCTGCTTCGCGCTCTACGGTTCCGTGCCCGGAGCCCGCCAGGACGGCAAGCGGCTGCGCAGCGACCATGCGCCGGCGGCCGCCGAGCCCCGCGTCACCTGTGAGTTTTCCGCCCGGGGCCGGCATTTCGAGGTCTCCCGCTCGCCCGCCTGGGACAAGCCCAGCGCCCGCGGCAGGAACGGCTTCACCGTCCAGCAGGCCAACACGGTGCTGCGTGAGCGCGTCGATGGCGTGTGGGTTGAAAAATCGGGACGCAACGACGAGGCCGGGGCCGAAATAACCGACGTCCTGGGCATGAACCGGGACCAGTTCACCCGGGTGGTCATGCTGCCGCAGGGCGACTTTGCCGCCTTCCTCCGGTCCAAGGCGTCCGACCGTCTTGAGCTGCTCCAGAGCTTGTTCGGCACCCAGCGGTTCGAAGCGGTGGAGCTGGAGCTCGGTCGCAAAGCCAAGGCCGCTGCCGCCGAGGTTGCCACCCTTAACCAGAAACTCGATGTCCTGCTCGCCCAGGCCGAAGCCGAAACGGACGCCCTGGAGCTCGACACCTCGGACGCCCCCGACCGCGCCGACCCTGAGGCCTTTCTATCCTGGCTTGAGGGCACTGCCGCCGCCGCCGCAGAGGAACGCCAGACCGCCGCGCTGGAGGCGGAGCTGCTGCGGGGCGAAAGGCTGTCCGCCCGGGACGCCGCGACGGCCAGGGCCGCGCGGGAAGCGAAATTGCGTGCTGCCGAACGCCGCCGCTCTGCAGCCGAAGCCGCGGCGGCCGAACTGGGTGCGAAGAGCCGGCAATTGGCCCTGCACCGGAAGGCTGAAGTGCTCGGCGGCCAGCTGCAGGCGGTAGACAGTGCCGCGGAAGCCGAGAAACGGGCAGCGGCTGCCATGGCGGCTGCGACGGAGGAGCTCCGCGTGGCAGTCCGCACCGACCCGGAACTCGCCGGTCCCGGCGCCGCTCCCGACGGCGGTTCCACCTTCGACGGCACAGCCCTCATCATCGACGGCACTGCCCCGGCCCTCGACGGCACGGCCCTGCGTTCGGCCTTGGGGAGGCTTCGCTCCCTGGGTGCGGTACTTGAAGAACGGCTGCCGGACGAAGCGAGGCTCGTCGGGCTGCGGACCCGGGCCGCCGAGCTGCGTCAGACTGTTGCCCAGCTGGAGGCCGGGCGGATCTCCGGCGTTGCGGCCCTGGCCGCACTGCGGAGCGAATCGGAGGCGCTTCTCGCGGGATTGCGTCCCCTCGAAGAGCTGGCGGCCGAGGTCCAGGTGCGGGCCAAAGAAGCAGCCGCCGCCGAAGAACTGGTTGTGCTCGTCCGGCGCCATGCGGCGGCCCGGGAGGCCTGCGGCGCAGTGGAGCGGCGGCACGTCAACGCCCGCGAGGAATACCAGGACCGTCGCCAGCGCTGGCTGGATCTGCGCGAGGAACGGCTTGCCAACGCAGCCGCGGAGCTGGCCTTGCAACTGCTGCCCGGCGCCGCGTGCCCGGTCTGCGGCAGCCCCGAGCATCCGGCCCCCGCCCCGGCTGCGGCTTCGGCGCTTGCAGTGGCCGAGGCCGAACAGTCGGCGCAGCTCGAGTGCGAGGAGGCGGAGACCACCCTCGCCGCACTGGAACGCGAGCTTTCCGAAGCGCAGCAGGAAGTTGCCGTCCTCGCGGCCCAAGGCGGTCACATCGCCCCTGATGACGCGGGCCGGGAGGCTATCCTCGCGGCTGAACGCGCTGCCGAAGCCCGCCAGGGTGCCGAGGAACTGGCCGTCAACCGGGCCCGGCACGCCAAACTGGAGGAGGAAATCTCCGGCGTCGAGCAGGCACAGGCGGCAGCAACAGCCTCCATCGTCCAGACGGAGTCCACCATCACGGAAGTGGAGCAACAGGCTGACTCGCTCGAAGAGGCGCTCGAAAAACTGCGTGCCGGGCATTCCGTCCTCGCCGGACGGATGGCAGCCCTGCGCACCACCACCGCCGTTCTGGAACGCGCCGACGCGGCGCGGTCGGCGGTGGAACAGGCCGAGGCCCGCGCAGCGGACGCTCGGGAGCAGCTGCAGCGGGCGCTCCCGAAAGCCGGCTTTGACTCCGCCGAGGCGGCGCGCACCGTGCTGCTCGCTGCGGCGGAAGCAGCGGCGCTGGATGCAGCAGTCCGCGCGGGGCAGGATGAGGCAGCCAGGATCGAGGAGCTCTTTTCGAGCGAGGAGCTGGTGCTGGCAGCTGCCGAACTGGAAAGCGAGGGCCCCCTTGAGGACGCAGTACTGGACCGGCTGCGGGCGGAGGCAGCAACCGCGGAACGCGCGGCCCGTGAAGCCGCAGTCGCCGCGGGCCTCGCGGAGAAATCCCGCCGGACCCTGGCCAGGACCGCCACAGACTTTGGGCGGCTGATGGCGGCCGGCCGGGAGCCACGGAAGCGCGCAGCCCTGCTGAACGCCGTCGCTGAGACCGCGCGGGGCGGAGGAGAGAACAACTACCGGATGAGCCTGAACAGCTACGTGCTGGCAGCCAGGCTGGAACAGGTGGCGGTCGCCGCCTCGGAACGGCTGATCGGGATGAGCGACGGGCGCTACACCCTGCAACACACGGATGCGAAAGCAGCCCGTGGGGCCAAGTCCGGTCTGGGACTGGAAGTGGTGGACGAGTGGACCGGTCAGCGCAGGGACACCGCGACGCTCTCCGGCGGCGAGTCGTTCATGGCTTCGCTCGCCCTGGCCCTTGGCCTGGCCGACGTCGTGCAACAGGAGTCCGGCGGTGTGGACATCGAGACCCTCTTTGTGGACGAAGGATTCGGCAGCCTCGACGAGCAGGCTTTGGAGCAGGTCATGGACGCGCTGGAGGGGCTCCGTGACGGCGGCCGGGTGGTCGGGCTCGTGAGCCACGTGGCGGAAATGAAGCAGCGCATCGGCGCCCAGCTGCAGGTGGCCAAGCAACGCAACGGCTCCACGCTCCACATCTCCGAGGACGGCCTGCTGTGA